Within the Magnetospirillum sp. ME-1 genome, the region ATCGCCAGCCAGATCAAGGCGGTGCAGGAAGGCACCGGCAATGCGGTGAAGGCCATCGACGTCATCTCCAAGGTCATCTCGGAAATGGGCGAGATCAGTGCCTCGGTGGCGTCCGCCGTGCAGGAACAGACCGCCGCCACCGCCGAGATCGCCCGCAACGTGGAGCAGGCCGCCGCCGGCACCGCCGAGGTGTCGAGCAACATCAACTCGGTGGAACAGGCCGCGCGCGAGACCGGCCACGCCGCCGAGCAGATCAGCGAATCGGCCACCGACCTGTCCAAGCAGGCTGAGTATCTGCGTGCCGAGGTCGCCCGCTTCCTGCATCAGGTGCGCGCCGACAAGGCCGACATGAAGATCCTGGAATGGGACAACGCGCTCAACACCGGCGTGGCCTCCATCGACCGCCATCACCAGGACATGTATGCCGAGATCAACCGCTTCTACGGCGAGATGATGAGCGGCAACGGCGCCGCCGCCATCCAGGGCATCCTGGCCCAGGTGGCCAAGTCCTTCGAGCCCCACTTCCGGGACGAGGAAGAGGTGATGACCCGCAACGCCTATCCGGGCCTGGACGAGCATCGCCGCCGCCACCGCGAATTCCTCGACAAGTTCGAGGGCCTGAAGCGCGAGGTGGAGGCCGGCAAGGACGGTGCCACCGGCAAGCTGTTCCAGTTCGTCGCCGGCTGGCTGAAGGACCATATCCGCCACGAGGACGGCAAGATCGCCACCTTCCTGCGCGACAAGAAGGTGGCCTAGCGTCCTTTCATGACGGCGCCCCCGGATTTGCTCCGGGGGGCGGCCCGTGAGATCATGCCTGGACCCCGCGTCCGAAAAGGCGAACCCTTGAACCTCAAGCAGCTGGAATATTTCGTCCGCGTCGCCGAGCTGGGCAGTTTCAGCAAGGCGGCCATGGTCTTGGACATCGCCCAGCCCGCTTTGTCGCGGCAGGTGCGCCAGCTGGAAGCCGACCTTGCCACCAATCTCTTGATCCGCACCGGGCGCGGCGTGGCCTTGACCGAGGCCGGGTCGCGGCTGTTCGAGCATGCGGTGGGCATCCTGCAATCGGTGGAGCGCGCCACCGAGGATATGGAATCGGCGCGCGGCGAGCCTTCGGGGCGCATCGTCGTCGGCCTGCCGCCCAGCATCGGGCGCCGTCTGATCCTGCCCCTGGTGGAAGGCTTCCGCGCCACCCTGCCCAAGGCCCGCCTCGCCGTGGTCGAGGGCCTGTCCACCCACGTCACCGAATGGATCGCCACCGGCCGGGTCGATCTGGGCCTGGTCCACAATCCCGAGCCCAATCCGGCCATCGAGGTGTCGCGCCTGCTCGACGAGCCCCTGGGGCTGGTCGGCCCGGCCGGCGAGGGGCCTCCGACGCTGCGCTGGGCCGAACTGGGGGCCTATCCCCTGATCCTGCCCGAACGTTCCCATGCCATGCGCAAGCTGCTGGAGACCCAGGCGGCCTTTGCCGGGGTGCGGCTGAAAGTGGTGATGGAGGTGTCGTCCATCCCCTCCATCCTCGATCTGGTGGCCGCCGGCCACGGCCATGCGGTGCTGACCGAGACGGCGCTGGAATCGTGGCGGCGCGCCGGCGATTTCAGCCTGCGCCGTCTGGTGGACCCGTCGGTGGCCAGCACCTTGTTCCTGGCGGTCTCGGCCCACAAGCCCATCACCCCGCTGGGACGGCGCGCCATGGCGCTGTTGCGCGATTTGGTCAAAACCGAAATTGGCTGAAACCGTTCCAGTTATAGCAACTTGCTATAGCTGAAAGTGCCCCCGGGGGGCTTGGTGGGCGGGCGCGGTTTTGTCACCATGGCAGGGTCGAACGCTGGGAGGCCCGACACCATGCAGACCTCGATTCCTTGCCTGTTCATGCGCGGCGGCACGTCCCGCGGGCCGTTCTTCGCCGAAAGCGACCTGCCGGCGGACATCGCGCTCAGGGACAAGGTGTTGCTGGCGGTGATGGGCTCGCCCCATGCGCGCCAGATCGACGGGCTGGGCGGCGGCCATCCCCTGACCTCCAAGGTCGGCATCGTGCGGCCCGGCACTGCGCCGGGAATCGACCTCGACTTTCTGTTCGCCCAGTTGCAGCCCGAAAAGGAGACGGTCGACACCACCCCCAATTGCGGCAACATGCTGGCCGCCGTGGTGCCCTTCGCCCTGGAACGTGGGCTGGTGGCGCCCCAGGGCGAGACCACCACGCTGCGCGTGCTGACGCTCAACACCGGCATGGCCTGCGACATCACCGTCCAGACTCCCGGCGGCCGGGTGGAGTACGAGGGGTGCGCCCGCATCGACGGAGTGCCCGGCACGTCGGCGCCCATCGCCATCAACTTCCTCGACACCGCCGGCTCCGTCTGTTCCGGCCTGCTGCCCACCGGCCGGGTCAAGGACATGATCGACGGGCTGGAGGTCACCTGCATCGACAACGGCATGCCCATGGTGCTGTTCCGGGCCGCCGACATGGGTCGCACGGGCTTGGAAAGCGTCGAGGCGCTCAA harbors:
- a CDS encoding LysR family transcriptional regulator; amino-acid sequence: MNLKQLEYFVRVAELGSFSKAAMVLDIAQPALSRQVRQLEADLATNLLIRTGRGVALTEAGSRLFEHAVGILQSVERATEDMESARGEPSGRIVVGLPPSIGRRLILPLVEGFRATLPKARLAVVEGLSTHVTEWIATGRVDLGLVHNPEPNPAIEVSRLLDEPLGLVGPAGEGPPTLRWAELGAYPLILPERSHAMRKLLETQAAFAGVRLKVVMEVSSIPSILDLVAAGHGHAVLTETALESWRRAGDFSLRRLVDPSVASTLFLAVSAHKPITPLGRRAMALLRDLVKTEIG
- a CDS encoding 4-oxalomesaconate tautomerase, which gives rise to MQTSIPCLFMRGGTSRGPFFAESDLPADIALRDKVLLAVMGSPHARQIDGLGGGHPLTSKVGIVRPGTAPGIDLDFLFAQLQPEKETVDTTPNCGNMLAAVVPFALERGLVAPQGETTTLRVLTLNTGMACDITVQTPGGRVEYEGCARIDGVPGTSAPIAINFLDTAGSVCSGLLPTGRVKDMIDGLEVTCIDNGMPMVLFRAADMGRTGLESVEALNADTELKTRIEALRLMAGHLMGLGNVAEKNYPKMCLIAPPAQGGAVGTRCFIPHVCHDAIGVLAAVTVATACVLKGSVADGLAQVPAGAVKTIAVEHPTGEFSVELELDPQDPQKVVRAALLRTARLLMKGEVMIPASVWEGKPA